The nucleotide window CTCGGAACGGTAACCCGGAGGACGGGATGCGACGCGAACTCGCCAACAACGGCCCCACGCTCGACGAGCGAGCGATCATCGACGCCGGCTTCCTCGAACTCGTCCGGCTCGGTATCCGCGACCCACACGAGGAGATCATCGAGAACTCCGTCGCGGTCGTCGACGAGACGATTCGCGTCGAGACACCCTACGGCCCGGCCTGGTACCGCTACAACGGCGATGGCTACGGCGAAGTCGGCGAGGACGAACCCGACGAGGGCGGACCCTGGACGCTCGAGGCCCGGGGCAGCGGCCGACTGTGGCCGATCTTCACCGGCGAACGCGCCGAGTACGAACTGCTCGCCGGCACTGAGGACGGCCCCCTCGCTCCGGACGCCCTGCTCGAGACGATGTGTGGGTTCGCGAACTCCGGACGGATGATCCCCGAACAGGTCTGGGACCGGGAGTATCCGACCGAGTACGGCTGGGAGTTCGGCGAAGGCACCGGCTCGGCGACACCGCTGGCCTGGAGTATGGCTCAGTTCGTCCGCCTGTCACACGCGATCGATGCCGGCTCCCCCGTCGAGACGCCGCGGTTCATCGCACAGCGCTACGAGGACGGTGCGCCGACCGCCCCGTCGCTCTCGATCGAGGACGTGACCGTCACTGACGACACCGTGACGATCATCGGTGAGAGCGACGGCGACGAACTACTCTGCTGGCTGCCCGACGGCCACGAGACGATCGAACTCACGGACGGTGCGTTCGAGACCACACTCGACGCCGGCGAAGCGGACTACGTCCAGGTGATCGCAGCGACCGACGACGACGACCTCGTCGACGTCGGGACCGCCCTTGAGACGGTGTGGGTGAGCTGATATGGCTGCTTTCGACCGACGGAGCGGGGTGTTCTGTCACCCGACGGCGCTCCCCGGACCACACGGCATCGGCTCGATCGGTGCGCCTGCCCGGTCGTTCGTCGAGACGATCGCGGCGGCGGGCCAGTCACTCTGGCAGCTCTGTCCGCTCGGACCGACCGTCGGCATCCACGGCGACTCGCCGTACCAGTCGTCTTCGTCGTTTGCCCTCTCGCCGCTTCTGATCGATCTCGAGGCCCTCAACGAGCGCGGCCTGCTCACCGACGACGCGCTCGAGCCCGATCCCGAACTCGATCACGAACTCACCGACGACCGGGTCGCATACGACGCTGTCCGGTCGTTCAAAACGTCGCGGCTTCGTGTGGCGTTCGAGACGTTCGAGCGCGAACAGCCACCCGACCTGGTAGACGGTCTCGAGCAGTTTCGGGCGGAATCGACCTGGCTCGAGGAGTACGCCCATTTCGCGGCGCTGAAAGCCGACTTCGACCGTCAGGCGTGGCTCGACTGGCCGGAGCCGATCCGGCTGCGCGACCCTGACGCACTCGAGCGCTCGTGCGAACAGCGAGCGAGCGACATCCGGTATCACGCGTTCGTCCAGTATCTGGCTGCCGAACAGTGGACCGAGCTTCGGGATCACGCCGCAGCCCACGGCGTCGAGATCGTCGGCGATCTCCCGATCTACGTCGCACTCGACAGCGCCGACGTCTGGGCCAACCCCGACATCTTCGAACTCGAAGACCACGGCACCCCTGCCGTGGTCTCCGGCGTGCCGCCCGGGGGCGGGGGCGAGACCGACGGACAGAAGTGGGGGAACCCGGTCTACGACTGGGACCGGCTCGCTGAAACCAGCTACGAGTGGTGGGTCGATCGATTCGAACGACTGTTCGAGTTGGTCGACATCGCCCGGCTGGACCACTTCCTCGCGTTCGATCGCTACTGGGCGATTCCAGCCGACGCGCCGGCCCACGAGGGCGAGTGGCGCGACGGTCCCGGTCGCGAGCTGTTTGAGACCGTCGCGGACGGCTGCGACGAACTGCCGCTGATCGCGGAGGATCTGGGTCACCTCACCGACGGTGTGGAGCGACTCCGGCAGTCGATCGGCGCACCTGGAATGCGCGTCCTCCAGTACGCAGACTGGTGTACCGAGGACCATCGCTATCAGCCCCACGTCTATCCCGAGGACAGCGTCGCCTACCCGGCTACGCACGACACGAATACAGTCGTCGGCTGGTACGAATCGGTCGACGGCGAGCAACGTGACTGTCTGCACTACTACCTCTCTACGGATGGTCACGAGATCCACTGGGAGTTCCTCGAGGCAGCCTGGGAGAGTGACGCGGTCTTCGCGATCACCCCGCTTCCGGACCTCTACGGACTCGACGGCGAGGCGCGGTTCAACACGCCCGGCACCGCCGACGGGAACTGGGACTGGCGTCTTTCGACCGATCGACTCGAGTCGTTCCCCACAGCTCGGCTGCGCGAGCTGACGGCTCGAACCGATCGGCTCGACGAGACGACGTCTCACTGAATGGTCTAGTCGCCGCTTCAAACAGTGATCGCGAAGTGTCGATCCACTCGAGAACGAAGATCGGCCGTTTCGGACGGAAGACTGGCAGTCAGTGCCGGCGTGCCCGCGGCTGTCCTGCGGGCACACCGGAAACTCGAGACAGCAGCCCGTCTCAGTAGTCGCGAAGGGCCTCGAGGACCGCTTCGGCGCTCCCGTCTGCAATCACGTCGCGAGCCGTCTCGAGTCCCTCCTCAAGCGAGTCGACGTCTTGGCGGGCATACATCCGGAACGCGCCGTTGAGCGCGATGGCGTCGGCGAACTCGTCGTCGCGCTCGCCGGCGAGGACGGCTTCGGTGATCGACGCCGAATCCGCGGTGACGTCGTCGACCTCGAGGTCTTCGTTTTCCATTTCCATGCCGTACTCGGCGGTTTCGATCTCGTAGTCCTCGAGTGCCTCGTTGCCTTCGTCCCACTCGGCGACTTTCGTGTAGCCGGGGCGGATGTCGTCGTAGCCCTCCATTCCCTGGAAGAAGATCGCCCGCGAGAATTCGAGTTGGTCGCTTGCTTCGATGAGGTCGCTCATCTTCTTTGCGAACGCGAGGTGGTAGAACGAGCCGAGATGGACGTCGGCGTTTGCGGGGTTGGCGACCGTCTCGATCGTGTTGACGAACGTGCGCACGCCCATCTGGTCACGTCGTTCGTAGAGGTCCAGAATGCCGGGGTTGAACGCGGGCTGGTAGTAGAAGCCGAAGCCCGTCTCGTCGACCATGTCGGCGCTTTCGGTTGGCTCGAGTTCCGTCCGCACGCCGAGTTCGTCCAGCACGTGTTTGTACGCCGTGGCCTTCTGGGTGGGGACCCGATCGCCGGAGTGAACGACGACCGGCGTGCCCGCGGCGGCGGCGACGAGTCCGGCACCGACGCCGAGGACGGCCGAGGAGTGTTTGCCGTCGTAGTTCGCCCCGCAGTCGACTGGATCGACCTCGGGTTCTGCGGTGACGACCGATTCCTCGCGCATAACGTCGGTGTAGGCCGCCAGCTCCTCGGGAGTGTTTCGCTTCCAGCGGTTCGCCAGCCAGAACGCCCCGAGCGTCGTCTCGTCTGGTTCGCCGGCCAGAATGCGCTGGAATGCCTCTCGA belongs to Natronorubrum aibiense and includes:
- the malQ gene encoding 4-alpha-glucanotransferase, yielding MAAFDRRSGVFCHPTALPGPHGIGSIGAPARSFVETIAAAGQSLWQLCPLGPTVGIHGDSPYQSSSSFALSPLLIDLEALNERGLLTDDALEPDPELDHELTDDRVAYDAVRSFKTSRLRVAFETFEREQPPDLVDGLEQFRAESTWLEEYAHFAALKADFDRQAWLDWPEPIRLRDPDALERSCEQRASDIRYHAFVQYLAAEQWTELRDHAAAHGVEIVGDLPIYVALDSADVWANPDIFELEDHGTPAVVSGVPPGGGGETDGQKWGNPVYDWDRLAETSYEWWVDRFERLFELVDIARLDHFLAFDRYWAIPADAPAHEGEWRDGPGRELFETVADGCDELPLIAEDLGHLTDGVERLRQSIGAPGMRVLQYADWCTEDHRYQPHVYPEDSVAYPATHDTNTVVGWYESVDGEQRDCLHYYLSTDGHEIHWEFLEAAWESDAVFAITPLPDLYGLDGEARFNTPGTADGNWDWRLSTDRLESFPTARLRELTARTDRLDETTSH
- a CDS encoding anthranilate phosphoribosyltransferase, whose amino-acid sequence is MAQASQEFGEWPLKRLMTEIVGSGPKSADDMTHAQAREAFQRILAGEPDETTLGAFWLANRWKRNTPEELAAYTDVMREESVVTAEPEVDPVDCGANYDGKHSSAVLGVGAGLVAAAAGTPVVVHSGDRVPTQKATAYKHVLDELGVRTELEPTESADMVDETGFGFYYQPAFNPGILDLYERRDQMGVRTFVNTIETVANPANADVHLGSFYHLAFAKKMSDLIEASDQLEFSRAIFFQGMEGYDDIRPGYTKVAEWDEGNEALEDYEIETAEYGMEMENEDLEVDDVTADSASITEAVLAGERDDEFADAIALNGAFRMYARQDVDSLEEGLETARDVIADGSAEAVLEALRDY